A stretch of the Asticcacaulis sp. ZE23SCel15 genome encodes the following:
- a CDS encoding glycoside hydrolase family 2 TIM barrel-domain containing protein, protein MRTVYAAITAAFLFASSVSAQTTTQNFDSGWVFAKGDIEGAETIAGAGSSWEKVSLPHDWAIAGPFDQYAPSTGSGGWLPTGVVWYRKPFTLPEVDKGKRVFVEFDGIMERGGVWINGHHVGHRPNGYSSVRYEITPHLKYDQDNVIAVRADTSAQPASRWYAGGGIYRHVKLITSGDIHVDGWGTYVTTPQITANSATVKVENAIINRSKSERTAHLEISLTGPDGKPAGTFKGAPQTLLVGRSLKLNAEGAIINPKLWDIGQGHLYRADIKVISDDGDVLETDSQSFGVRQTEFRTDTGFWINGKNVKLKGTAIHADGGAFGMAVPLSFYERRLRGLQALGVNAIRTAHHPFSPEFLDLCDRLGIVVMNEAFDMWTVAKSPNDYHLFFTDWSSLDARDFVKRDRNHPSVVIWSIGNEIHDTPYPVVAKSIVARLKTIFNTEDPSRPVTMALFRPNTTKDYENGLADMLDVVGQNYRENELAKAHADKPTRKIIGTENGKNRSNWLPVRDNPAYAGMFLWTGADYLGEADRAGWPFISNPSGLVDRTDVVKPIGWERASWWAETPVVKIGRRVTEVIDTSELPTMVGVAMPQPKGPGVLNDWTPTDLKPHTEKVEIVTNAAEVELFLNGKSLGKKPRNADDSAIKYDVAYAAGTIRVVAFDSAGKKVAEDELKTAEAPAAVRLIAEQTAIAPTFDDVGYIRAEVVDARGVRVPNASHKLTVSVEGAGTLAAFDNGDPTNSTVFQSPARKAWNGRALVMVRATETTGKIKVTVSGDGLKPATVTLNARK, encoded by the coding sequence ATGCGTACTGTTTATGCAGCCATAACGGCGGCGTTTCTATTTGCGTCCTCAGTATCGGCTCAAACCACCACGCAAAATTTCGATAGCGGCTGGGTGTTTGCCAAGGGTGATATCGAAGGCGCGGAAACCATAGCGGGCGCAGGCTCCAGCTGGGAAAAGGTCAGTCTGCCCCACGACTGGGCCATTGCCGGACCGTTTGATCAGTATGCGCCGTCGACCGGCTCCGGCGGCTGGCTGCCGACCGGCGTGGTCTGGTATCGCAAGCCGTTTACCCTGCCTGAAGTCGATAAAGGTAAGCGCGTTTTTGTCGAGTTTGACGGGATCATGGAACGCGGCGGTGTATGGATCAACGGCCACCATGTCGGCCACCGGCCCAATGGCTATTCCAGCGTGCGTTATGAGATCACGCCACACCTGAAATACGATCAGGACAACGTCATTGCCGTCCGCGCCGATACTTCGGCGCAACCGGCCTCGCGCTGGTATGCCGGTGGCGGCATCTATCGCCATGTCAAACTGATCACCTCAGGCGATATCCATGTCGACGGCTGGGGCACCTATGTCACTACGCCGCAGATCACGGCAAACAGCGCGACCGTCAAGGTCGAGAACGCCATCATCAATCGCTCGAAATCCGAACGCACCGCCCATCTGGAAATCAGTCTGACCGGCCCTGACGGTAAACCTGCGGGCACATTCAAGGGCGCGCCGCAAACCCTGCTGGTCGGTCGAAGCCTTAAACTGAACGCTGAGGGCGCGATTATTAATCCGAAACTATGGGATATCGGTCAGGGCCATCTTTACCGCGCCGACATTAAGGTCATTTCGGATGACGGTGACGTTCTGGAAACCGACAGCCAGAGCTTTGGCGTGCGGCAGACCGAGTTCCGCACCGACACTGGCTTTTGGATCAATGGCAAAAATGTAAAGCTCAAAGGCACAGCCATTCATGCCGATGGCGGCGCGTTCGGCATGGCCGTGCCGCTGTCGTTTTATGAGCGCCGCCTGCGCGGTCTTCAAGCGCTCGGCGTCAATGCCATCCGCACCGCTCACCACCCGTTTTCGCCGGAGTTCCTGGACCTGTGTGACCGGCTGGGTATCGTTGTTATGAACGAAGCTTTTGACATGTGGACGGTGGCCAAGAGCCCGAACGACTATCATCTGTTCTTCACGGACTGGTCGTCGCTGGATGCGCGCGATTTCGTCAAGCGCGACCGAAACCATCCTTCGGTTGTCATTTGGTCGATCGGCAATGAGATCCACGACACCCCCTATCCGGTCGTGGCCAAATCGATCGTGGCGCGCCTGAAAACCATCTTCAACACCGAAGACCCGTCGCGCCCGGTGACCATGGCCCTGTTCCGCCCCAATACCACCAAGGATTATGAGAACGGTCTGGCCGATATGCTGGATGTGGTGGGCCAAAACTACCGCGAAAATGAACTGGCCAAGGCCCATGCCGATAAGCCAACTCGTAAGATCATCGGCACGGAAAACGGTAAGAACCGTTCGAACTGGCTACCGGTGCGCGATAATCCGGCCTATGCGGGCATGTTCCTGTGGACTGGGGCCGACTATCTGGGTGAGGCCGACCGCGCCGGCTGGCCATTCATTTCCAACCCATCGGGTCTGGTTGACCGCACGGATGTCGTCAAGCCCATTGGTTGGGAGCGGGCCTCATGGTGGGCAGAGACGCCGGTCGTCAAGATCGGCCGCCGCGTCACCGAAGTGATTGATACCTCTGAGTTGCCGACCATGGTGGGGGTCGCCATGCCCCAGCCTAAGGGGCCGGGCGTGCTCAATGACTGGACGCCAACCGACCTTAAGCCGCACACCGAAAAGGTCGAGATCGTCACTAATGCGGCTGAGGTTGAGCTGTTTCTGAATGGTAAATCCCTCGGTAAAAAACCGCGCAATGCCGACGACAGCGCCATCAAATATGATGTGGCCTATGCCGCGGGTACGATCCGGGTCGTGGCCTTCGATAGCGCAGGCAAGAAGGTGGCTGAGGATGAGCTGAAAACGGCCGAGGCACCGGCGGCGGTGCGTCTGATCGCCGAACAAACCGCCATCGCGCCGACCTTTGATGACGTAGGTTATATCCGTGCCGAAGTCGTCGATGCCAGGGGTGTGCGCGTGCCAAACGCCAGCCATAAACTGACGGTTTCTGTTGAGGGTGCGGGTACATTGGCCGCCTTTGATAATGGCGATCCGACCAACTCGACG
- the mtnP gene encoding S-methyl-5'-thioadenosine phosphorylase → MLAIIGGTGIYHLDHLSVIDTVEVDTPFGAPSGPIVRAELNGQSVCFLPRHGRHHQFLPHEVNYRANIYALKVLGVTQILAVSAVGSLREHLQPGQLVLASQYIDLIKYPREKTFFGGGLSAHISTAEPACPDMTRWVQKAADTRNLLVHTGATYACVDGPRLGTKAESEFLRTIGADLVGMTQVPEVFLAREAQINYLSLNIVTDYDCWRDDDHASIATIMARFNDTLDHVRGLLGDLVGGERAPVNDIYRRTLEGALMVRRETLSPDKAALLDVLSA, encoded by the coding sequence ATGCTGGCCATTATCGGCGGAACCGGTATTTATCATCTGGATCACCTTAGCGTTATCGACACGGTTGAGGTTGATACGCCCTTTGGCGCACCGTCAGGCCCGATTGTGCGGGCAGAATTAAACGGGCAGTCGGTGTGTTTTCTGCCGCGTCATGGCCGCCACCATCAGTTCCTGCCCCATGAGGTCAATTACCGCGCCAATATCTACGCTCTTAAGGTTTTAGGGGTGACGCAGATTCTGGCGGTGTCGGCGGTGGGGTCTCTGCGCGAACACCTGCAACCGGGGCAACTGGTGCTGGCGTCGCAATATATCGACCTGATCAAGTATCCGCGTGAAAAGACCTTTTTCGGCGGTGGGTTGTCGGCGCACATTTCGACGGCAGAACCCGCCTGCCCCGACATGACGCGCTGGGTGCAAAAGGCGGCGGATACACGCAATCTTCTGGTTCACACCGGGGCGACCTATGCCTGCGTCGATGGACCGCGTCTGGGTACCAAGGCCGAGAGCGAATTCTTGCGCACGATTGGTGCTGATTTGGTCGGCATGACGCAAGTGCCGGAGGTCTTTCTGGCCCGTGAAGCCCAGATCAATTACCTCAGCCTGAACATCGTCACCGACTATGACTGCTGGCGCGACGATGACCACGCCAGCATTGCCACGATCATGGCCCGTTTCAATGATACACTGGACCACGTCCGCGGTCTGTTGGGCGATCTGGTCGGAGGTGAACGCGCGCCAGTCAACGACATCTATCGCCGCACGCTGGAGGGCGCTTTGATGGTGCGGCGTGAGACCTTAAGCCCTGATAAGGCCGCCCTGCTGGATGTGCTGTCGGCTTAG